Below is a window of Manis javanica isolate MJ-LG chromosome 2, MJ_LKY, whole genome shotgun sequence DNA.
ttcatttacaaatatcattttccagaatatactaTCCAGTTAGCTTTCATTCCTACTAATCTTATAAACCTGGCTCCATAGAAATAATGCTTTAGAGGCAAACTAATgagcttaatttattttctatgattctGTTTTGACTTACTTGTCTAGTTGCTTTGCCAATGACAGGGTGGTATTTACTTCTTCTTGGtgtaattgtttatatttctccaaTTCAGCTCTAATGGAATCTTCttgagaaatttttttggagagttGAAGTTCCAGATCTTTAATTCTGAATTCCATTTGCATTCTAAACGAAGAATTATCCTTCTCTCTCCACTGCTGTAATCTCTTTTGTGATTCatcctttaaaacaaattaaaagaatgcGTTTTTTAAGTAAGTATAATCTGAATAATTATAGCATATTTGTTTCCCTTAGTTTTGACTCAGTGTTtcagaaagcaattttaaatgtgaaaaaaaagactTGGAGTTTAATATATTTACCTTAACCTCATCTGAATTAAAtgtgcattataaaaataaggtTGAATCATTCTTATTTTAGTACTCATATAATCTGACATTTCAAAGAATAACAatctatagttaaaatatttaaacaatataatcCAAGAATATGGTatactttttaaatcacaatttccttttcctcttgtcaACCAGTCTTAAAAGTTCTGATTGTCTAATGAGAATGATTCTGAAAGATGGATTTTGTGATAATGatggaaactgaaatatttaggagaaACACATGCTCCCATGCTCCCAGAAATATATGAAACCAACTGGCATAAAAGTAGAGGAAACAGAGATAAATGTATATATCAAAAATGTAATCTGCAGGGAGATGAATTAAGGTACATTACAGATTAATAAATTAACCTGTAAAAACCAATcaacttcttttaatttttctactgctTTCGGTCTTGCTCTTTCTTCAGTGTCCCGTCTGTACTGTTCCATCTTACTGTGTTCTAGTGACATCCTTGCCATGTGAGTTTTAAGGTTTCTGACTTCTGAAGATGAAAGTTCCAGTTTTCTTGAAAGATCAACAACCTACATGAATGAAATAAGTGAGCTTTGTAATGAAGGTAGACAGAGAATAGCCCAAGTCAAAGCCAGTATcaactaaaataaattaagttaTAAAATGTTACTCATACCATAGTAGAATCTTAGAACACTGAACCTTGAATTACTCAGACaatcaagaacaaaattaaaactagCAGGAGTCAAAATAATACaccctttgctgtcatttttgccATTACAACATTtgcacttggtttaatgctcttaTTCCCATGTTGTTTCTCCATAAAGTTATTATATGCCACCTCTCAGTAGGAAAGGTCCTCCATCCTAAcacttcataattaaaaaaaagtttcagaactATCACATTGAGTTATTTAGCCCTAAGTCAATAAATGCCTCCCAAAATAAGACTCTAATGatctataaatatgtattctaATGCCATAAGCCTTTTTCTCAACTACAAATGTTTTATGCTAATTCAAATCAGTTTCCAAGGAAAGGGTTGTCACAGTTAAGGAGAATTCATATCTCGCAATATGGAATTTTAGGGAGATGATCCATACATTTTTCTGAACAATACCACAACTCCATAGTGCTATCTTGTCATCTTTTGTTTCTTgccaccaaataagaaaacataattaacaaaaagaaaacctgttgTAATTTCAGCGATACCGAGCTGGG
It encodes the following:
- the LOC140845265 gene encoding uncharacterized protein isoform X2; this translates as MMSKKERPDGSDYNHQQVLVRHKLQQEWADVEIQRFESESLLEAASYYTNERQDLKKKLNQALSQVVDLSRKLELSSSEVRNLKTHMARMSLEHSKMEQYRRDTEERARPKAVEKLKEVDWFLQVNLLICNVP